DNA sequence from the Arthrobacter crystallopoietes genome:
ACGAAGGCGGTTTGCGGCCGGTGGGAGGGAATGGAACGATGCGCCGCGTCGATGCGGCCGCGGATCTTCTTGTCCGCGGCGATCCACTCGGGCACCATGCCACCAATGAGGAACGGGACCGGACCCAGCTCTGCGCGGTACAGGTCGATGATCTGCAGCAGCTTGCGCCGGTACCAGTCCTCGCGCACTTTGGGCAGCGCGTCCGATTCGCCCTGGTGCCACAGGATGGCCACCAGCCGGTGCGAGGGGTTGAGGGCGAGGGCGCGGAGGCACGCATCCAGTCCCCGGCGGGCCAGGTTCACGGAGGCGGTGGTGTTGTCCGGGTCCCAGACATAGTCCGCGTTGCCGGTGATCGAGGTGCCGCCGAGGGCCGCCGGCACCAGCAGCACCTTGCGGTCCGCCGCTTGGTTGAGCCAGAGCTGCCGGGCGAACTCCATTCCGGGACCGATAGTGGGGGCACCGTCGCGCAGGTTCTGGGTGACGTGGAACAACGCGTCCGCGGCCGGAATCACGGTCCCGGCATGTGGGCCCGAGCCGGCGAACTGGTCAATGCCCTCCAGCCTGATGTCAATGGCCGGATCATGGGGCAGCCCCGAGCCTTGCATGTTGGATTGCCCCAGCAAGAGAACGACGTCGGCACCGGACTTTCGCGGGTCGGTGCGGCCGTTGCTTGCGGCGGCTCCGGCGACATTCTCGGCGCTCTGGATGCCCTGCCCGCCGGCCGGCTGGGCGGGGTTAAGCAGGTTGGCCAGCGCCCGATGCGTGGCTGATTCGGGATCGGCGATCAGCCGGGCGATGTCCTCGTCGGAGGGCAGCCCCAGGCCCGGCAGCGGACTGCCCGGGCGGGCGGCCGCATGGGCCGCTCCAGCTCCGAGGGCCCCGGAACCAAGGCCGACCGCGATGATGGGGGCGGCGCGGCGGAACAGCGTCCGGCGGCTGGGAGTGGCAGGGCTTTCAGAGCCGGATTGTTGCGCGTTGGCAGGCTCGTCCGTGCCCATGCTCGTGTCCCCCTCCAGGCCGGGCGCCGGCGGGCTCACCCGCCGGCTGGCAAAATCACTCCGATCAGTTTAGCGCCGACCCGAGCTTCTGCTGGACGGCCTCGATCAGCACGCCGCTGTCCACCAGAATGTACACCGCTTCGATCTCGGGGGAGAGGTAGCGGTCCGTTCCCGGGCCTTCGACCACCTTGCGGATTTCGCGCCGGACCGCGGTGACGGCGGGGGCGCTCCGGGAGGAGTCCAGGCCGCCGTCGCGCATGTCCAGGGCCCGGGCGCTGGTGAGCAGTTCGATGGCCAGCACCCGCGTCAGGCCATCCAGCGCCCGGCGCAGCTTCAGCCCGGCGGACCAGCCCATGGAGACGTGGTCTTCCTGCATGGCGGAAGACGGGATGGAGTCCACCGAGGCCGGGTTGGCCAGCCGCTTGAGTTCGGAGACGATGCCCGCCTGGGTGTACTGGGCGATCATGTGGCCGGAGTCCACGCCGGGGTCGTCGGCCAGGAACGCGTTGAGCCCGTGGCTGCGGGCCTTGTCCAAGAAACGGTCCGTCCGCCGCTCGCTCATCGAGGCCAAATCCGCCACGGCGATGGCGAGGAAGTCCAGGGCGTAGCCGACCGGCGCGCCATGGAAGTTTCCGTTGGACTCGACCCGGCCGTCCTGGGTGACCACCGGGTTGTCGATGGCGGAGGACAGCTCGTAGCCAGCCACGGATTCCACATGCGCGAGCGTGGCCCTTGCGGCACCGTGCACCTGCGGGGCGCAGCGCAGCGAGTAGGCGTCCTGCACGCGGGTGAAGCGGTGGCCGTCGCCATTATCGGACGACTTCTGCTCGGCGATCAGTGGCGAGCCGTCCAGAATCCGGCGCATGTTGGCCGCGGCGGCGATCTGCCCGGGGTGCGGGCGCAGCGCGTGCAGGTCTTCGGCCAGCACCGAGTCGGTGCCCAGCAGGCCCTCGATGCTCATGGCGGCAGCCAGATCCGCCGTCTTAAGTAGCAGGTGCAGGTCCGCCGAGGCCATGATGAGCATGCCCAGCATCCCGTCCGTGCCGTTGATCAGCGCCAGGCCTTCCTTCTCCCGCAGTTCCACCGGCTCGAGCCCGGCGGCAGCCAGCGCTTCGGCGGCAGGCACCAGGGCGCCGTCGTTATTCCGTACTTCGCCCTCGCCCATAAGCGCCAGGGCGCAGTGTGCCAGCGGTGCCAGGTCCCCCGAGCAGCCGAGCGAGCCGTACTCGCCGACCACCGGAGTGATGCCGGCGTTGAGCATGGCGGCATAGCCCTGCGCCACCATCGGGCGGACCCCTGTGCGGCCCGTGGCCATTGTGGAGAGCCGGTTGAGCATCAGGCCGCGGACCACCTCGCGGTCCACTTCGGTGCCGGAGGAGGCAGCGTGGCTGCGGATCAGGCTGCGCTGGAGCTGGGTGCGCAGCTCGATGGGGATCTGCTTGGTGGCGAGGGCGCCGAAGCCCGTCGAAACGCCGTAGTGCGGTTTGTCATCGGTGACCAGCGCGTCGATCACCGCGCGGGACTCCGCCATGGCTGACAGGGACTCGGCGCTGAGCTCGATCGGTGCGCCGTGGCGCGCGACGGCGATGACTTCCTCCGGCATGAGCGGGCCGGTGGAGATGGTGACGGGCTGAAGCTGGGACATGGTGCCTTTCATCGAAGGTGCGGTGGCGTGGGAGGCTGGGCGGATCTGGCTACTTGGCAATCAGGGCATCATAGTCCGGCTCGTTTTCCAACACTCCGTACTTCTGGGCCGCGGTGCCCAGTTTCTGCAGTCCGTCCATGTTGACCTCGGGATACCACTTGGACATTTCCACGGTCTCGGCCAGTTCCGGCGTGATCTTGGCGTAGTCCTGGATGATGGTGCGGACCTCGTCCTCGTTTTCCATCGCGAAGGCGAAGGACTTCTCCAGCGCACGCGTGAAGCGTTCCACCAGCTCCGGGTTTTCCTGCAGGGTCTGCTCGGAAGTGAAGTAGAAGGCCGAATCGAAGTTCTCGGTCAGGTCCGTCATGGGGCTGGCCACGATCTCGCCGCCGGCCTCCAGGATCTGCGTGCGGAACGGTTCGGTGGTCCAGGCCGCGTCCACGTCCCCGCGCTCCAGTGCCGCCGGCATATTGGGATAGGGCATCTCGACAAAGTTCACGTCCTGCGGATCCCCGCCGGCTTCCTCGATGGAGTTGCGGATGGTCACGTCGGCGAAGTTGTTCAGGGCGTTGACCGCCACCGTCTTGCCCACGAGGTCCGCAGCGGAATCAATGCCGCTGTCGGGCATGGCTGCCACCTCGGTGACATCCTCGCCCGGCACGTTGGTGGAGCTCGAGCCGTTGGAGACGACCTTCACCGGCAGCTTTTTGTCCTGGGCGATCAGGAGCGAGACGACGTTGGAGTAGCCGAACTGGTATTCACCGGTCATCACGGCCGGCACGATCGCCGCGCCGCCCTGGGCGAGCTGGACGGAGAGCTGGATGCCTTCGTCCTCGAAGTAGCCCTCCTGCATGCCCAGATAGATGGGGGCGACGTCGGTGATGGGGATGAGCCCGACGCTCACCTGGTCCAGGCCCTCCTTGGGCGCGGCGCCATTGGAATTCGGGGCGTTCTCCGGAGCCGACGGGCTGCCTGATCCGCAGCCGGTCAGCGCCAGCAGACCCGTGAGGGCGGCGGCGGACGCGCCCGTCATGAACGTACGGCGCTTGGTAGTGGATCCGCGGAAGAGCTTTTCCATGGGAATTTCTCCAGTTCTGCCGCTGAATGGCAAGGCCATTTCAGACAGTAAAATTTATGGGCTAATAGGGAAAAGGTACAGAGCGATCGCCCTGCCGTCAATGGTGGAGTGAAAAAAGGGGCATTGCCACTAGATGAAATTGATGTTTTACTAAGTGCAACGTCGATGAAACGACGATCCCGACGGAAAGGCACTGGCATGGTGGACACCACTACAGACACCGCTGCGGCGCCGGACGCCACTACCCGTGCCGCCGACCGCGCCCTGGGTCTGCTGCGCGTTGTCTGCGAGAACGACGGCGTCAAACTCGCCGATGCGGCCAAGGCAGCAGACCTTTCGGCGAGCACGGCGCTTCGCCTGCTGAGGACGCTGGAAGCCAACGGCTTCGCAGCCAAACGCGAGGACGGGCTGTACCGGCCGGGATTCCGCATGGTCCAGCTGGGCGTCCAGGCCTTGAGCCACGAATCGCTGGTCGCGACCAGCCAGGATGCCTTGCGCTCACTGGTTTCCCGGACGGGCGAATCCGCCTACCTCAGCGTGGCCGCAGGCAGCACCGACGGGCTGTACCTGGCCATCGAGGAAGGCACGCACACCGTGCGCCACATCAATTGGGTGGGCCGTACGTTCCCGATGGTCGGCAGCGCCGCCGGGGAAGCCCTGCAGGGCAAGGTGGCGCCCGGGTCCTTCGCCGTCGTGGCCGAAGGCGTCGAGCCCGACATCACCGCCGTGGCCGCCCCGGTAATGGCCGGTTCCAAGGTGGTCGCCGCCCTGAGCATTGTTGCGCCGAGCTACCGCACCACCGCCGAAGCCGCCCAAACCTTCGGCGCCCTGCTGGCTGCCGAAGCAGGCCGCGTCTTTGCCGCCCCAGGCGGGGATGCCGCCGTCGTTAGTCCCCGGACTTCCTAACCTGTTCCTAGCCTGACAGCCGGATAACTACCCGCTTCCATCAGAGAAAGAGCCTTCAGAAATGACCTTCACGCAACATGATTCCTCCCGTACCGTCCGCGCCGCCCGCGGCACCGAGCTGACGGCCAAGAGCTGGCAGACCGAGGCGCCGCTGCGGATGCTGATGAACAACCTGGATCCCGAGGTCGCCGAGCGCCCCGAGGATCTGGTGGTCTACGGCGGGACGGGCCGCGCGGCCCGCAGTTGGGAAGCTTACGACGCGATTGTGCGCACGCTGGCCACCCTTGAGAAGGACGAGACTTTGCTGGTCCAGTCCGGCAAGCCGGTGGGCGTTTTCCGCACCAATGAATGGGCGCCGCGGGTGCTGATCGCCAACTCGAACTTGGTGGGGGACTGGGCCAACTGGCCCGAGTTCCGCCGGCTCGAGGCCGAAGGGCTGATGATGTACGGCCAGATGACCGCGGGGTCCTGGATCTACATCGGCACCCAGGGCATCCTGCAGGGCACCTACGAAACCTTCGCCGCCGTCGCCGACAAGCGGTTCAATGGCACGCTGGCCGGAACGCTGACCCTGACCGGCGGCTGCGGCGGCATGGGCGGCGCGCAGCCGCTGGCCGTGACGCTGAACCAGGGAGCGTGCCTGATAGTCGACGTCGACGAGACGCGCCTGCGCCGCCGTGCCGGCAAGCGGTACCTGGACGAGGTGGAAACGGATCTTGACGCCGCGCTGGCCAAGGTCATGCGCGCCAAGGCGGAGAAGCGGCCGCTGTCCGTGGGCTACGTGGGCAATGCCGCCGCGGTGTTCCCCGAGTTGCTGCGCCGCCACCACACCGGCGAGATCAGCGTGGACATCGTCACCGACCAGACCTCGGCGCACGACCCGCTGAGCTACCTGCCGCTGGAGTACTCGGTGGAGCAATGGGACGCCGAGGCCAAGGCCGACCCCGCGGGCTTCACCAAGAAGGCGCAGGAATCCATGGCCCGCCACGTGCAGGCAATGGTGGAGTTCCAGGACGCCGGCGCCGAGGTGTTCGACTACGGCAACTCCATCCGCGACGAGGCACGTCTGGGCGGCTATGACCGGGCCTTCGAGTTCCCCGGCTTCGTGCCTGCCTACATCCGTCCCTTGTTCTGTGAAGGGCTCGGCCCGTTCCGCTGGGTCGCTCTGTCCGGCGATCCGGAGGACATCCGCGTCACCGACGAGGCGATCAAGGAGCTATTCCCCGAGAACGAACACCTGCACCGCTGGATCGACGCCGCGCAGGAGCATGTCGAGTTCGAAGGTCTACCGGCACGCATCTGCTGGCTGGGCTACGGAGAGCGGCAGAAGGCCGGGCTGCTGTTCAACCGGCTGGTGGCCGAGGGCAAGGTCTCTGCGCCGATCGTGATCGGCCGCGACCACCTGGACTCCGGTTCCGTGGCTTCCCCGTACCGCGAGACCGAATCTATGGCGGACGGTTCCGACGCGATTGCCGACTGGCCGCTGCTGAATGCGCTGGTCAACACGTCCTCCGGCGCCACCTGGGTGTCCATCCACCACGGCGGCGGCGTCGGCATCGGCCGCTCCATCCACGCCGGCCAGGTCTCCGTTGCCGACGGCACCGAATTGGCGGCGCAGAAGCTGGAACGGCTGCTGACCAACGATCCGGGCATGGGAGTGATCCGGCACGTGGATGCGGGTTACGATCGGGCCGTTGAGGTTGCTGCCGAGCGCGGGGTGCGGGTACCGATGACCGAGTCCTGATCCCGCCCCGTCCCACCCGTTCGTCTTTCCCCGTTCTCCTGTCCGCCCGTCCCATCCGGAGGTCCTCCTTGGAAACCGTTTCCCAGCTGCTCGAGTCAATCAGCGACGTCGGCCGTGATACTGTCCGCGGCGGATACTCGCGTCCGGTGTATTCGACGGCGGAGCTGGACCTGCGCGGGTGGTTCGTCGAACAGGCCGGGCGGCGCGGGCTGGAGGTCGAGACGGACCGCAACGGCATCATCTGGGCCTGGTGGGGCGCACCCGAAAAAGGTGCGCTGGTCACCGGCAGCCACCTGGACTCGGTCCCCGGCGGGGGCGCGTTCGATGGTCCGCTCGGTGTTGCTTCGGCACTCGCCGCCGTCGACGTCCTGCGGCAGCGCGGGGTGCAGCCCAACCGGTCCCTCGCCATCACGGTCTTCCCCGAGGAGGAGGGCTCACGCTTCGGCGTGGCCTGCCTCGGCTCGCGGCTGCTAACCGGCGCCATCGATCCGGACAAGGCCCGGAACCTGCGCGACGCGGACGGCAATACCTTTGCGGACGTCTCGCGGGGGAACGCGCTGGACCCGGAGCACTTCGGGCGGGACGAGGAAGCGCTGGCCCGGATCGGCGACTTCGTCGAACTGCATGTTGAGCAGGGCCGCGGCCTCGGCGAGGAGGGGCCGGCGATCGCCGTCGGCAGTTCCATCCTGGGCCACGGACGCTGGAAGCTGACGGTCAGCGGCCAGGGCAACCACGCCGGAACCACCCTGATGCAGGACCGGGCGGATCCCATGGTGGCGGCAGCGCAGATCATTCTTGCCGTGCAGAAAACGGCCGCCGCCCAGCCGGACGCCCGCGCCACGGTGGGGCGGCTGGAACCGATCCCCGGCGGCACCAACGTGATCGCCTCGCGGGTCCAATTGTGGCTCGACGTCCGGCATCCGGAAGACGCCGTGACCGCCGCCCTCGTGGAGGCGATCCACGGCAAGGCACAGAAGATCGCCGCGTTCGAGGGCTGTTCCGTGACGCTGACGGAGGAGTCCTATTCCGGCACGGTCCACTTCGACGCGGCACTGCAGCGGCAGCTCGAAAATGCGCTGCCCGGGGCGCCGGTGCTCGCCACAGGTGCTGGCCATGACGCCGGTGTGTTGGCCGGCTATGTGCCCTCCGGCATGATCTTCGTGCGCAACCCGACCGGCATCTCCCACTCGCCGGAAGAACACGTTGAGGACGACGACGCCGACGCGGGCGCGGGTGCGTTGGCCGACGTACTGGAGGGGCTGCTGTGAGCGTCTGGTGCGAAGCCGCCTGGATCCGCGGGCGCGGCGTCGTGTCCGGCGTGCGCGTGGAGGTGGACGAATCCGGAATTGTGACCCGGCTTGAGCTGGGCGCGGAGCGGAAGGCCTCGGACCTGCCCGTCTCCGGCGTAGCCTTTCCGGCTGCTTCCAACGCCCACTCGCATGCCTTCCACCGGGTCCTGCGGGGCCGCACGCATGACATGGGCGTGGGCAGTTTCTGGACCTGGCGGGAGCAGATGTACCGTGCGGCCGGGGCGTTGAGCCCGGCGTTGTATGAGCAGCTGGCCACAGCCGTCTTTGCCGAAATGGTGGTGACGGGCTGGACCAGCGTGGCCGAATTCCACTACGTCCACCACCGTCCCGACGGCACGCCGTACGGGAGCACAGGCAATGGTGGCAGCCCGGGGAGTGCCCGGAGCGAGGCCAGCGCCGGCAGCACAGACCCGTACGGCAGCGCGGACGGCAGCGGTAGCGCAGCCTCGAACGGAGCCGACGGCCCCCATGCCATGGAGCTCGCCTTGGCCAGGGCGGCGGTCAACGCCAGGATCAGGCTGACGCTGCTGGACACCTGCTATCTCGCCGGCGGGATCGGGCAGGAGCTCTCGCCGGAACAGCTGCGGTTCGGCGATCCGGATGTCCACGCGTGGTTGTCGCGGCTGGAGTCCCTGCGCGAAGCCATTTCACGGGAATTCAGTCCGGACCAGGTCACTGTTGGTGCCGCCCTGCATTCGGTGCGCGGGGTGCCCGCCGACGTGCTGCCGGTCATTGCCGAGAAGCTGCCGCCGGAGATTCCGCTGCACATCCACCTTTCCGAACAGCCCGCCGAAAACGAAGCCTGCCTGCAGGCCACCGGGCTGACCCCGACGGCGCTGCTGCGCCGGAGCGGCCTGCTCACCCGCCGGCTTTCGGCCGTCCACGCCACCCACCTGACGGAGCAGGACATCGCCATGCTCGGCGCCGCCCATGCCACCGTGGTGATGTGCCCGACTACCGAGGCGGACCTGGCGGACGGCATCGGTCCGGCAGCGGCACTGCGCGACGCCGGGGCGCGCATCGCGCTCGGCACGGACCAGCACGCCGTCGTCGATCCCTGGCTGGAAATGCGGGCCCTCGAACATGGCGAACGGCTCCGGTCCGGCCAGCGCGGCTGGTTCCCGCCCGAAGCCTTGCACGAGGCGGCCTCGGACGCCGGCGCCCGCTCGCAGGGCAGAAGGCTGCCCGGGTTCGAACGGGGGAAGTACTGCGATCTGATGGCGGTGGACCCCGGCAGCCTGCGCACCATCGGCTCGCAGCCGGACCAGCTGGCACTTTCCGCCACCGCGCAGGACGTCAGGACCGTCGTCGTCGGCGGTCGCCTCGCCGCCCGCCAAGGCATCCACGCGACGCTGGGCGATCCCGCCCGGCTGCTCGCGGCAGCCATCACCGACGTCGACGCCGCAGCAACCGGCGACACCGCAGCCAAGGGAGCCCTCCAAAAATGACCGCTAGCAAGTCCACGCTGATCACCAACATCGGCGAGCTCATGACCCAGGACCCGGCACGCGGGGCCGGCTCAGTGCTGCGCGACGCCGCCGTCGTTATTGAGGGTGAGCGGATCAGCTGGATCGGACCCGCTGGCCAGGCGCCGCAAACCGATGAAATGTACGACGCCGAAGGCCGCGCGCTGCTGCCGGGCTGGGTTGATTCGCACACCCACCTGGTGTTCGCCGGGGACCGGACTGCTGAGTTCGAGGCGCGGATGGCGGGGGAAAGCTATGCGGCCGGCGGGATCGCCGTGACCACCGGGGCCACCCGGGCCGCGGACGATTTCGACCTGACCCGGCTGCTGATGGGCCGTGTCGCCGAGGCCGTCGCCGGCGGAACAACGTATTTGGAGACGAAGACCGGTTACGGGCTGGATGTGGAGCACGAGGCGCGGTCCGCGCGCATCGCCTCCACGGTGGCGGACCAGGTGACCTATCTGGGTGCCCATCTGGTTCCGGACGGGATGGACGCGGATGCCTACACGGAGCTGGTCTGCGGCGAGATGCTTGAGGCGGTCCGGCCATACGTGCAGTGGGCTGACGTGTTCTGCGAGCGCGGCGCCTTCAACGAGGAGCAGTCGCGTCGTGTGCTGGCAGCGTGCCGCGATGCCGGGCTCGGACTCCGCGTGCACGGCAACCAACTGGGCGAGGGGCCGGGCGTGCAGCTCGCCGTCGAGTTCGGCGCCGCCAGTGTGGACCACGTCAACTATCTGGCGGACACCGATGTGAAAGCGCTGGCCGACAGCTGGTCCGGGTGGGACCGCGCGGCCGGGACGGGGGAGCGCGGCACCGTGGCCACCTGCCTGCCGGCCTGCGATCTCTCGACCAGGCAGCCCTTGGCACCGGGACGGCAACTGCTCGATGCCGGCGTCGAAATCGCCCTGGCCTCCAACTGCAATCCGGGCACTTCCTACACAAGCTCGATGAACTACTGCGTGACCACGGCGGTCCTGCAGATGGGACTGAGCGTCCAGGAGGCAGTCCGGGCGGCGACGTTTGCGGGCGCCCTTGCCCTGGGCAAGCACGTTGGCGCCGACGTCGACGGTCAGCGGGCGGTGGGCTCGATCGCCGTCGGACACCGGGCCGACCTGCATCTGCTTAACGCGCCCTCGGCCACGCATCTGGCCTACCGGCCCGGCATGCCGCTGACCGCCGCGGTCTGGCGCGCGGGCGTGCAAGTGCGCTGATTTTCGCCGCTGATTGCCTGCCGCTCCCATGGGTACGCTGACCCGGGATGCCGGCTGCCGCTACTTCGCGGTCCAGCCGGGATTTCGTCCCGTCAGCCCCAGCAAACGGTCCAGCAGCGGTGCATCGGCGGGAATCTCGATGACCGGGCCGAACAAGCCCTCGCGGGCTTCGCCTTCCTGAGCAGAAAGCTCGGCAAATTCGTAGGCCGCCTGCAGGTTGGCGGTGTCGGCGTCGAACGACTGGCCCGTGGCCGCGGCCAAATCCCAGCCGTGCACCACCAACTCGTTGGTAGCCACCAGGCCCATGAGCTCGGCCGGCATGGTCACGCCGCCGGCCTGCGCCATACCTTGCCAGGCGGACGGATGTTGCCAGGCAGCCGCCAGGTCATCCAGGCGCTGGGGGAGGAGGTTCCGCCAATCCGGGTCCAGATTCGCAGCCGAGGGACGATTGTCCGGGGCGTCGGGCGGCACAGAGTCATAGCCCGGCTCCATCGATGCTTTGGTCGCCGCGTCCCTGAACGCGACGGTCAGGCCCATGAAGTGATCGAGCAGGTCCCCGACACTGTAGTACTCGCAGGGCGTTGGCCCGGCCAGCTGACCGTCCCCGATGCCCTTGACAATTTCCGCCACCTGCCGCGCGGCTGGTTCCAGATTGAGCACGCCGGGCCTCCCTCTCCTTCGGCTGTTTATTTGTCTTTTGACCTTCGCACGCGGGTTCCCCGGCGTCCAGAGCCAGGCCGCGGGATTGCGCCGATCCGTCCTTGTTGAGCACGCTCCCAGCAGGAGTTGGCAAGATAGACCCATGCAGAGCCAGACCGCAGCCACCGACACCGTGCCCCGCACCCGCCGTTACTACCGCGCCGAAGTGCTGATAGTTCTGGGGCTCTCCCTGGGTCAGTCTGCCGTCTACGCCATTGTGAACCTGCTGGAAAAGATGACGCGGGCGCCGCTCGGGTCGCAGACCACGGCGCTGAATCCTGTCCTGAACGAGCGGGAGCTGTTCGACCTGCTCTACCAGCTGCTGGCAATCTTCTTTGCCCTGGTCCCCGTGGCGCTGGTGCTGTTCCTGCTGACGGCACCGGGCGAACGCGCCCGCGAGGCCTTCCGGAAGATCGGGTTTACCTTCTGCCGGCCGGGCGTGGACTTTGGACTGGGCTTCGGTTTGGCCCTGCTGATCGGTGCGGGCACCTTAGGTGTCTATGCGGGCGGACGCGCCCTGGGCATTACGACGGCAATAGTCCCGGCTGCACTGGACGAATACTGGTGGACTGTCCCGGTCCTGGTTCTGTCCGCCTTGCGCCACTCGGTGCTGGAAGAAGTCGTTGTGGTCGGCTACCTCTTCAACAGGCTGGCCAAGCTGGGCTGGGGCACCTGGACCATCATTTTCACCAGCGCCGTGATCCGAGGCAGCTACCACCTGTACCAGGGGATCGGGCCTGGCATCGGCAACTTCCTGATGGGCCTCGTCTTTGGCTATGCCTACACCCGCACCAAACGCGTGATGCCGCTTGTGATAGCCCATGCCGTGCTCGACATCGCAGGGTTCGTTGGCTACGCCCTCTTCGGCTCCGCCATCGGCATCGGCGAATAACTTCTCCCGCCGCGGCGTCTTCCCAGTGTCCGGCAAATGAAATGCTCCGCTTTGGATACTGGCTCAGTAGAGCCAATACCAAAGCGGAGCGAAAGCCTCCGAAAAGGTGCAGTTAGAGTTCGACGATGCCCTTGTCGGTCTCGAACCGTACGGACATGATGCCCGGGGTGCCGTTCGGCGCCGTCCAGGCAACCTTGACATCATCCAGCAACGCGTCGATCGGTGTTCCCAGCCAGTCCGCCACACGCGTGGAGGAGCCGCCGATGGTCAACCCGATCAGCTTCGCCGTCGCAGGATACGCCTTCGACGGGTGCAGCTCCTCGGTGCCCTCGTCCCAGCGCAGCATGTACGGAACCTGCGGGTCCGCGATAAGGCCCTTAATGCCGATCTGCTGCCAGGTCAGTTCGCGGCCGTCCGGGAACTTGCGGCCGCCCGGCACCGCATGGCGGCCCAGCCGCTCCTCGAACGGAGCCAGATCGTCAACCTCGACGCACCAGCCCATCCAACCGCCGCCTGCTTCGGAGCGGGCACGTACGGCCTGGCCGAACGGCGCCTTGTCCGACGCGGGGTGGTTCAGCACCTCGACGACCTCAAGATAATGATGGTCCGTCAGGGGGAAAATCATGTTGCGGGTTCCAAAGCGGGGATGGACGCCGC
Encoded proteins:
- the hutI gene encoding imidazolonepropionase, with protein sequence MTASKSTLITNIGELMTQDPARGAGSVLRDAAVVIEGERISWIGPAGQAPQTDEMYDAEGRALLPGWVDSHTHLVFAGDRTAEFEARMAGESYAAGGIAVTTGATRAADDFDLTRLLMGRVAEAVAGGTTYLETKTGYGLDVEHEARSARIASTVADQVTYLGAHLVPDGMDADAYTELVCGEMLEAVRPYVQWADVFCERGAFNEEQSRRVLAACRDAGLGLRVHGNQLGEGPGVQLAVEFGAASVDHVNYLADTDVKALADSWSGWDRAAGTGERGTVATCLPACDLSTRQPLAPGRQLLDAGVEIALASNCNPGTSYTSSMNYCVTTAVLQMGLSVQEAVRAATFAGALALGKHVGADVDGQRAVGSIAVGHRADLHLLNAPSATHLAYRPGMPLTAAVWRAGVQVR
- a CDS encoding TIGR03086 family metal-binding protein translates to MLNLEPAARQVAEIVKGIGDGQLAGPTPCEYYSVGDLLDHFMGLTVAFRDAATKASMEPGYDSVPPDAPDNRPSAANLDPDWRNLLPQRLDDLAAAWQHPSAWQGMAQAGGVTMPAELMGLVATNELVVHGWDLAAATGQSFDADTANLQAAYEFAELSAQEGEAREGLFGPVIEIPADAPLLDRLLGLTGRNPGWTAK
- a CDS encoding CPBP family intramembrane glutamic endopeptidase yields the protein MQSQTAATDTVPRTRRYYRAEVLIVLGLSLGQSAVYAIVNLLEKMTRAPLGSQTTALNPVLNERELFDLLYQLLAIFFALVPVALVLFLLTAPGERAREAFRKIGFTFCRPGVDFGLGFGLALLIGAGTLGVYAGGRALGITTAIVPAALDEYWWTVPVLVLSALRHSVLEEVVVVGYLFNRLAKLGWGTWTIIFTSAVIRGSYHLYQGIGPGIGNFLMGLVFGYAYTRTKRVMPLVIAHAVLDIAGFVGYALFGSAIGIGE
- a CDS encoding VOC family protein; translation: MRFDHVSYACEPDGLAATTERISAALGIEAVKGGVHPRFGTRNMIFPLTDHHYLEVVEVLNHPASDKAPFGQAVRARSEAGGGWMGWCVEVDDLAPFEERLGRHAVPGGRKFPDGRELTWQQIGIKGLIADPQVPYMLRWDEGTEELHPSKAYPATAKLIGLTIGGSSTRVADWLGTPIDALLDDVKVAWTAPNGTPGIMSVRFETDKGIVEL